A region of the Flavipsychrobacter sp. genome:
GCGCAGACGCTCTAATAATCGCTACAGAATGGAGCGAGTTCCGCAATCCAAACTTCGGACGAATAGACGAAGCGTTAAAAACGCCATTTATTTTCGACGGGCGTAACGTATTCTCTTTAGACAAAATGCAGGAACTGGGATTCTATTACGAAAGCATGGGTAGAGCAACAATACATGAAGGACTAAGAAAGAAACTACCTGTACAAGCATAAAATTATTGATACCCACCAAACATAAAACATGAGTAAGAAAAAAAGAGTATTAGTAACTGGAGCAGCAGGCTTTTTAGGTTCTCACCTGTGCGACCGCTTTATAAAAGAAGGTTGTGAAGTAATAGGCATGGACAACCTGCTTACGGGTAACATAAAAAATATTGAGCACCTTTTCCCTAGAGAAGATTTTACTTTCTATCATCACGACGTGACCAAATTCGTTCACGTACCTGGCGATATCGATTATATCATGCACTTTGCGTCTCCGGCTAGTCCTATAGACTATTTGAAGATGCCAATACAAACTCTAAAAGTAGGCGCCCTAGGCACACATAATCTTTTAGGTTTGGCTAAAGCTAAAGGAGCCCGCATACTTGTAGCTTCTACATCAGAAGTATATGGAGACCCTCTGGTGCATCCACAAACAGAAGAATACTGGGGAAATGTAAACCCAATAGGCCCACGTGGCGTATACGACGAAGCAAAGCGCTTTATGGAAAGTATCA
Encoded here:
- a CDS encoding UDP-glucuronic acid decarboxylase family protein, producing the protein MSKKKRVLVTGAAGFLGSHLCDRFIKEGCEVIGMDNLLTGNIKNIEHLFPREDFTFYHHDVTKFVHVPGDIDYIMHFASPASPIDYLKMPIQTLKVGALGTHNLLGLAKAKGARILVASTSEVYGDPLVHPQTEEYWGNVNPIGPRGVYDEAKRFMESITMAYHNYHQVETRIVRIFNTYGPRMRLDDGRALPTFMSQALRGEDVTVFGDGSQTRSFCYCDDLVDGIYRLLLSDYHLPVNVGNPVEISLKDFAEEVIALTGSKSKIIYEPLPQDDPKQRQPNITKAKELLGWEPKVDRSEGLKRTLEYFKKHI